From the Francisella frigiditurris genome, one window contains:
- the fabG gene encoding 3-oxoacyl-ACP reductase FabG, which produces MSLKEKVALVTGASRGIGFEVAKTLAEKGALVIGTATSESSAKKFEQALAEKGLKAKGMVLNISDLESIKAFFAQLKEENISPEILVNNAGITRDNLMMRMSDDEWNAVITTNLNSIFHMSKECIRGMMKKRWGRIISIGSVVASAGNPGQTNYCAAKAGVIGFSKSLAYEAAPRNITVNVVAPGFIATDMTDKLTDDQKTFILEKIPSKAMGKPEDIAATVAFLASEQARYITGQTIHVNGGMYMA; this is translated from the coding sequence ATGTCATTAAAAGAAAAAGTTGCTTTAGTAACAGGTGCTAGCAGAGGGATTGGTTTCGAAGTAGCAAAAACATTAGCTGAAAAAGGTGCTCTAGTAATAGGTACAGCAACATCTGAATCTTCTGCAAAAAAATTTGAACAAGCTCTTGCGGAAAAAGGTCTTAAAGCTAAAGGCATGGTTTTAAATATTTCAGATCTAGAAAGTATTAAAGCTTTTTTTGCACAACTAAAAGAAGAAAATATCTCTCCTGAAATATTAGTCAACAATGCTGGTATCACTCGTGATAACTTAATGATGAGAATGTCTGATGATGAATGGAATGCTGTAATAACAACAAATTTAAACTCTATATTCCATATGTCAAAAGAATGTATTAGAGGAATGATGAAGAAGAGATGGGGAAGAATTATCTCTATTGGTTCTGTTGTTGCATCAGCTGGCAACCCTGGACAAACAAATTATTGTGCAGCTAAAGCAGGAGTTATAGGTTTTTCTAAATCTTTAGCTTATGAAGCTGCCCCAAGAAATATTACTGTAAATGTTGTAGCACCAGGATTCATTGCTACTGATATGACTGATAAATTAACTGATGATCAAAAAACGTTTATCTTAGAAAAAATCCCTTCTAAGGCTATGGGTAAACCAGAAGATATCGCTGCCACAGTTGCTTTTTTAGCTTCTGAACAAGCTAGATATATAACAGGTCAAACCATCCATGTAAATGGTGGAATGTATATGGCTTAA
- the tkt gene encoding transketolase: MSISLEQKSVDAIRFLSIDSVSKANSGHPGMPMGMADIATVLWKKFLNHNPANPNWINRDRFILSNGHGSMLLYSLLHLSGYDLSIDDLKNFRQLHSKTPGHPEYGYTPGVETTTGPLGQGVANAVGMALGEKLLADKFNVEGSNIIDHYTYVFLGDGCLMEGVSHEACSLAGTLGLGKLIAFWDDNSISIDGNTEKWFTDNTPERFRAYGWQVIDSVDGHNRKDIEKAIIKAQAEKSKPTLICCKTTIGYGSPTKAGTASVHGSPLNKEERDAVAEKLGWEYPAFEIPSEVYNYWNSCEKGNKLESDWNVKFKAYKDNNIEKFNELNRVLSKDLTNDLNQKVEQYINAHINFDKKVATRKASQMSLEVLCQELPEMFGGSADLTGSNNTNWSGSVWLNNTDKGANYLSYGVREFGMAAIMNGLSLYGGIRPYGGTFLVFSDYARNAMRMSALMKQPVVYVMSHDSIGLGEDGPTHQPVEHIPSLRLIPNLNVWRPADVVETMIAWHSALKTKTVPSVMVLSRQNLTNVVDSEAKAKKAYLGGYLAKEANDAKLTIVATGSEVELAINVAKDYEKKGISINVASIPCLEVFEEQSDEYKKSVIRDDIPAVFVELAQADLWYKYMPKAGGEVKGMTSFGESAPAEELMKYFGFTVDNLVKIIAKYI; this comes from the coding sequence ATGTCAATTTCTTTAGAGCAAAAATCAGTAGATGCAATAAGGTTTTTATCAATAGATTCGGTTTCAAAAGCAAATTCAGGTCACCCAGGTATGCCTATGGGGATGGCTGATATAGCTACAGTGCTATGGAAAAAGTTTTTAAACCATAATCCAGCAAATCCTAATTGGATTAATAGAGATAGATTTATTTTATCTAATGGCCATGGATCTATGCTTTTATATTCTTTATTACATTTATCAGGGTATGATTTATCGATAGATGACTTGAAAAACTTTAGACAGCTTCATTCAAAAACTCCAGGACATCCAGAGTATGGCTACACTCCTGGTGTTGAAACAACAACAGGCCCATTAGGACAAGGTGTTGCTAATGCTGTGGGAATGGCTTTGGGAGAAAAGTTGTTGGCAGATAAATTTAATGTAGAAGGAAGTAATATTATAGATCATTATACTTATGTATTTCTTGGTGATGGGTGCTTGATGGAAGGAGTTTCTCATGAGGCTTGTTCTTTGGCTGGGACATTAGGCTTAGGCAAACTTATAGCTTTTTGGGATGATAACTCAATATCTATTGATGGCAATACGGAAAAATGGTTTACAGATAATACTCCTGAAAGATTTAGAGCTTATGGTTGGCAAGTTATAGATTCTGTAGACGGACACAATAGGAAAGATATAGAAAAAGCTATAATTAAGGCTCAAGCAGAAAAATCTAAACCAACTCTTATTTGCTGTAAAACTACTATAGGTTATGGATCTCCAACTAAAGCAGGAACTGCATCAGTTCATGGCTCTCCATTAAATAAAGAAGAAAGAGATGCTGTGGCAGAAAAACTTGGCTGGGAGTATCCAGCTTTTGAGATTCCTTCGGAAGTATATAATTATTGGAATTCTTGTGAAAAAGGAAATAAGTTAGAATCTGATTGGAATGTTAAGTTTAAAGCATACAAAGATAATAATATTGAAAAGTTTAATGAATTAAATAGAGTTTTATCAAAAGATTTGACGAATGATTTAAACCAGAAAGTTGAACAATATATTAATGCGCATATAAATTTTGATAAAAAGGTTGCTACTAGAAAAGCATCGCAAATGTCTTTAGAAGTTCTTTGTCAGGAATTGCCAGAAATGTTTGGTGGCTCAGCTGATTTGACAGGATCAAACAATACTAATTGGAGTGGCTCTGTATGGTTAAATAATACAGATAAGGGTGCTAATTATTTATCTTATGGTGTTAGAGAGTTTGGTATGGCAGCTATAATGAATGGATTAAGTCTTTATGGTGGTATCAGACCATATGGTGGAACTTTCTTAGTTTTTAGTGATTATGCTAGAAATGCGATGAGAATGAGTGCTTTAATGAAGCAACCAGTTGTTTATGTTATGTCACATGATTCTATTGGTTTAGGAGAAGATGGACCTACTCATCAGCCAGTTGAACATATTCCTAGTTTAAGACTGATTCCTAATTTGAATGTATGGAGACCAGCAGATGTTGTTGAAACTATGATTGCTTGGCATAGCGCTTTAAAAACTAAAACTGTTCCAAGTGTAATGGTTTTATCTAGACAAAATCTTACTAATGTTGTTGATAGTGAAGCTAAGGCAAAGAAAGCCTATCTTGGAGGATATTTAGCGAAAGAGGCTAATGATGCAAAACTTACTATAGTTGCAACAGGATCTGAGGTTGAGTTGGCGATTAATGTAGCAAAAGACTATGAAAAGAAAGGAATATCTATTAATGTTGCTTCAATACCTTGTTTAGAAGTTTTTGAAGAGCAGTCAGATGAGTATAAAAAATCTGTGATAAGAGATGATATTCCAGCAGTTTTTGTTGAGTTGGCACAAGCAGATCTTTGGTATAAGTATATGCCTAAGGCTGGAGGAGAGGTAAAAGGAATGACTTCTTTTGGAGAGTCTGCTCCAGCAGAAGAATTAATGAAATATTTTGGCTTTACAGTAGATAATTTAGTAAAAATCATTGCTAAATATATATAA
- a CDS encoding beta-ketoacyl-ACP synthase III, with the protein MFAQILGTGSYLPKKILSNEDISKFVDTSDEWIKQRVGIENRHCADEKETTTFMATEAAKEALKASNISAQDIDAIIVATSTADHIMPSTASMVQTQLEINNFKIRCFDVSAACSGFVYALDIAKQYIENNIAKNILVIGSERMTRVLDWSDRSTCVLFGDGAGAVVVSASNEKKILSSLLFTDGSCIEMLKVGSNLPKERGAPFTADAHLFMEGNKVFKSAVSRLSSLADELINDAGIEAKDIDWLVPHQANYRILNATANKINMPMSKVVTTLKDHGNTSAASIPLALDFAIKNKLIKPGDTIISEAFGAGFVWGGFIAKI; encoded by the coding sequence ATGTTTGCACAAATACTTGGCACAGGAAGCTATTTACCTAAAAAAATACTCTCTAACGAAGATATTAGTAAATTTGTTGACACATCTGATGAATGGATTAAACAAAGAGTTGGAATTGAAAATCGTCACTGCGCAGATGAAAAAGAAACAACTACATTTATGGCTACTGAAGCAGCAAAAGAAGCATTAAAAGCTTCTAATATTTCTGCCCAAGACATAGATGCAATTATAGTTGCCACAAGTACGGCAGACCACATCATGCCATCAACTGCATCCATGGTTCAAACCCAACTAGAAATCAATAATTTTAAAATAAGATGTTTTGACGTAAGCGCAGCTTGTAGTGGCTTTGTATATGCTTTAGATATTGCAAAACAATATATCGAAAATAATATTGCCAAAAACATTTTAGTTATTGGATCAGAGAGAATGACTAGAGTTTTAGATTGGTCTGATAGATCAACTTGCGTTCTTTTTGGTGATGGAGCTGGAGCTGTTGTTGTGTCAGCAAGCAACGAAAAAAAGATACTTTCATCTTTACTTTTCACAGATGGATCTTGCATAGAAATGCTAAAAGTAGGAAGTAACCTACCTAAAGAACGAGGAGCTCCTTTTACTGCAGACGCACATCTATTTATGGAAGGGAATAAGGTTTTTAAATCTGCTGTTTCAAGACTCTCTTCATTAGCTGATGAATTAATTAATGATGCAGGTATTGAAGCAAAAGATATTGATTGGTTAGTGCCCCATCAAGCAAACTATAGAATACTAAATGCTACGGCAAATAAAATCAATATGCCTATGTCTAAAGTAGTGACCACGTTAAAAGACCATGGCAATACCTCTGCCGCATCGATACCTCTAGCATTAGACTTTGCTATTAAAAATAAACTCATTAAACCAGGCGATACAATAATTTCAGAGGCATTTGGTGCTGGTTTCGTTTGGGGTGGCTTCATTGCTAAAATATAA
- the fabF gene encoding beta-ketoacyl-ACP synthase II, protein MKSNRRVVVTGLGMVTPLGNDVPTTWANILAGKSGVETITGFDTPAPDISEFKVRFAARIKNFDVDTLVGKKDAKRVDPFCYYGIAAANEALKDAGIDKVSEEEAFRFGVAVSSGIGGIETLEATKATIDAKGPSKISPFCIPSSIINILSGVISINHNLRGPNVPIVTACTTGTHNIGMAARLIAYGDADAMLAGGSEKASNAIGIGGFAAARALSTRNDDPQGASRPWDRDRDGFVLGDGAGVVVLEEYERAKARGAKIYAEVVGFGMSADGYHMTMPYAPGQERCIENALADAGLKDSPDAIDYVNAHGTSTPLGDVQESQVVEKTIGKYRKDLVMSSTKSMTGHLLGAAGAIESIFSVLAIRDQIAPPTINLQNLDDGCNLDYAANAAKKMKIDYVLNNSFGFGGTNGSVIFKKI, encoded by the coding sequence ATGAAATCTAATCGTAGAGTTGTTGTTACTGGTCTTGGAATGGTAACTCCTTTAGGGAATGACGTTCCTACCACTTGGGCAAATATTCTTGCTGGTAAAAGTGGTGTTGAGACTATCACGGGATTTGATACTCCAGCCCCTGATATTAGTGAATTTAAAGTTAGATTTGCAGCTAGAATCAAAAATTTTGATGTTGATACTTTAGTTGGTAAAAAAGATGCGAAACGTGTGGATCCTTTTTGTTACTATGGTATAGCTGCTGCTAATGAAGCTCTTAAAGACGCAGGGATAGATAAAGTTTCAGAAGAAGAAGCTTTTAGATTTGGTGTTGCTGTTAGTTCAGGGATTGGAGGAATAGAAACTCTAGAAGCTACTAAAGCTACTATAGATGCTAAAGGTCCTTCAAAAATATCACCTTTCTGTATTCCATCATCAATCATCAACATACTTTCTGGTGTGATTTCTATAAATCATAACCTAAGAGGTCCTAATGTACCTATAGTAACAGCTTGTACGACTGGTACTCATAACATAGGAATGGCGGCTAGGTTAATTGCTTATGGCGATGCTGATGCTATGCTTGCTGGTGGTTCAGAGAAAGCTAGTAATGCTATAGGCATTGGTGGTTTTGCTGCTGCAAGAGCTCTTTCAACAAGAAATGATGATCCTCAAGGCGCTTCTCGCCCATGGGACAGAGACAGAGATGGCTTTGTTTTAGGTGATGGTGCTGGTGTTGTTGTTCTTGAAGAATATGAAAGAGCAAAAGCACGTGGCGCTAAAATTTACGCTGAAGTAGTAGGTTTTGGTATGTCTGCTGATGGTTATCATATGACTATGCCTTATGCTCCAGGTCAAGAAAGATGTATTGAAAATGCTCTTGCTGATGCAGGTCTAAAAGATTCTCCGGATGCTATTGACTATGTTAATGCTCATGGAACATCAACTCCTCTTGGAGATGTACAAGAAAGCCAAGTTGTCGAAAAAACTATAGGTAAATATAGAAAAGACCTAGTAATGAGTTCAACTAAATCAATGACTGGGCATTTATTAGGTGCTGCTGGTGCAATTGAATCTATATTTAGTGTATTAGCTATTAGAGATCAAATAGCTCCACCAACTATTAACCTACAGAATCTAGATGATGGTTGTAATTTAGACTATGCTGCTAATGCTGCTAAAAAAATGAAGATCGATTATGTTCTTAATAATTCATTTGGGTTCGGTGGAACTAATGGGTCTGTAATATTTAAAAAAATCTAA
- a CDS encoding LeuA family protein, which translates to MENNKVQKRIYIFDTTLRDGQQSPGAGMTFEDNIAYADLADKLNIDVLEAGFPSASNTDFEIVNTISKRMTERKSNMTIAGLCQLRQNQIEITMDALRPSLSLGKARVHTYLPVDPNLAQASLGNKNDQEQNIKNVYEFIKIAADQGFEVEFSAEGYSRLGDTFDYVTDIIRAAVSGGATIINCPDTIGGACEREGDNYFVKNMIKHAEIIKKEFPDKNIIWSAHCHNDFGLALENSMNAVFDGPATQVEGCINGVGERAGNAALEQCVMFLKSFGNQKDVHYYTDVNIAELKNISNFIGSKMLPRQPHSPITGLNSARHTSGGHTNAILNNPLAYQPFDPYAVGSEISFVFGPLSGGNHAKKIIEENGYICEDKEKARIAQRIKDIYHDRRKGVTDEELLEAYKQIRSPINLTSIDYGKASGESYVVLDGNFFGKQTVTITDKSENSALSTLLNGIKEYIPSIKIEDYYSRSLKDAGINSKSETTIVVGCDDSNDTFRGVAVDKDIELSALKALIKATNEMFLETNYRI; encoded by the coding sequence ATGGAAAATAATAAAGTTCAAAAAAGAATATATATTTTTGATACGACTCTCCGTGATGGTCAACAGTCACCTGGTGCAGGCATGACCTTTGAAGATAATATTGCTTATGCAGATCTTGCAGACAAACTTAATATTGATGTTCTTGAAGCAGGATTCCCATCGGCTAGTAATACGGATTTTGAAATAGTTAATACAATTTCAAAAAGAATGACTGAAAGAAAATCTAACATGACTATTGCTGGTCTTTGCCAACTTAGACAAAATCAGATTGAAATCACAATGGATGCTTTACGCCCTTCTCTATCATTAGGAAAAGCTAGAGTACATACTTATCTTCCTGTAGATCCTAATCTAGCTCAAGCAAGCCTGGGTAATAAGAATGACCAAGAGCAAAACATAAAGAATGTATATGAATTTATAAAAATAGCAGCTGATCAAGGATTTGAAGTTGAATTTAGTGCTGAAGGCTATTCTAGACTAGGTGATACTTTTGATTATGTAACAGATATTATTAGAGCAGCTGTATCTGGTGGCGCGACTATTATAAACTGCCCAGATACTATTGGTGGTGCTTGTGAGCGTGAAGGAGATAATTATTTCGTAAAAAATATGATAAAACATGCTGAGATAATTAAAAAAGAATTCCCAGATAAAAATATTATTTGGTCAGCTCACTGCCATAATGACTTTGGATTAGCTCTAGAAAACTCTATGAATGCTGTTTTTGATGGTCCAGCAACTCAGGTTGAAGGATGTATAAATGGTGTAGGAGAAAGAGCTGGAAATGCGGCTCTTGAACAATGTGTAATGTTTTTAAAATCTTTTGGTAATCAAAAAGATGTACATTACTATACAGATGTTAATATAGCCGAGCTAAAAAACATTTCAAACTTTATTGGAAGTAAAATGCTTCCTAGACAGCCTCACTCACCTATTACTGGTCTTAACTCTGCTAGACATACATCTGGTGGTCATACAAATGCTATCTTAAATAATCCTTTAGCTTACCAACCTTTTGATCCATATGCTGTTGGAAGCGAAATATCATTTGTATTTGGTCCTCTTTCTGGTGGTAATCATGCTAAGAAAATTATCGAAGAAAATGGTTATATTTGTGAAGATAAAGAAAAAGCACGTATTGCTCAAAGAATTAAAGATATATATCATGATCGTCGTAAAGGTGTTACTGATGAAGAGTTGTTAGAAGCTTATAAGCAAATACGCTCACCTATAAATCTTACAAGTATTGACTATGGTAAAGCATCTGGTGAAAGCTATGTTGTTTTGGATGGCAACTTCTTTGGAAAGCAAACTGTTACAATAACAGACAAGAGCGAGAACTCAGCTTTATCAACTTTATTAAATGGGATAAAAGAATATATCCCTAGCATAAAAATAGAAGATTATTATTCAAGATCTCTTAAGGATGCTGGGATAAATTCAAAATCTGAAACTACTATAGTAGTTGGTTGTGATGATAGTAATGACACTTTTAGAGGTGTAGCTGTAGATAAAGATATTGAACTATCTGCCTTAAAAGCATTAATCAAAGCTACTAATGAAATGTTCTTAGAAACTAATTATAGAATTTAG
- the acpP gene encoding acyl carrier protein → MSTNEVYAKVNSIIVEQLGVKEEDLRPEASFIDDLGADSLDTVELVMALEEEFDTEIPDEDAEKIRTVKDVYDYIDSKVN, encoded by the coding sequence ATGAGCACAAATGAAGTATACGCTAAAGTTAACTCAATTATAGTTGAACAGTTAGGTGTTAAAGAAGAAGATCTTAGACCAGAAGCTTCTTTCATCGATGACTTAGGTGCTGACTCTTTAGATACAGTTGAATTAGTAATGGCTCTAGAAGAAGAGTTCGATACTGAGATCCCTGATGAAGATGCAGAAAAAATCAGAACAGTTAAAGACGTTTACGACTATATCGATTCAAAAGTAAACTAG
- the plsX gene encoding phosphate acyltransferase PlsX, whose product MGYKISIDAMGGDNGLNTTIPAVLEAVKKDQNLSVVLVGDHHKVKRALDRYSKAKRIKLPILQRIAIHHASETVGMDESPSLAVRKKKDSSMRVAVNLVKDGSVDACVSAGNTGALMAISKFVLKTINGVDRPAIVYALPAYNKKTKKISRTYMLDLGANVVCSSEQLFQFAIMGSILAASSKAIAEPRVSLLNIGEEEMKGLDNIKNASKLLQACDFINYNGYIEGNHLFDDETDVIVCDGFVGNVSLKTMEGSLKLVESLIRKVVNDSSIFVKLSMLTSMPIFRKIKKGLNLDSFNGASLLGLTGIVVKSHGGATANAFETAIYEAVKEIKFNIPKTIQDSLEKVL is encoded by the coding sequence ATGGGCTACAAAATATCAATTGATGCCATGGGCGGCGACAACGGACTTAATACGACAATACCTGCAGTATTAGAAGCAGTAAAAAAAGATCAAAATCTTAGTGTCGTCTTAGTTGGTGATCATCATAAGGTTAAACGAGCTCTAGACAGATATTCTAAAGCTAAAAGAATTAAGCTTCCTATCTTACAAAGAATAGCTATTCACCACGCCAGTGAAACTGTTGGCATGGATGAATCACCTTCTTTAGCTGTTAGAAAAAAGAAAGATTCTTCAATGAGAGTCGCTGTCAATCTAGTTAAAGATGGATCCGTTGATGCTTGCGTAAGCGCTGGAAACACTGGTGCTTTAATGGCTATATCAAAGTTTGTTCTAAAAACAATAAATGGTGTAGATCGTCCAGCTATAGTATATGCTTTACCTGCTTATAATAAAAAAACAAAAAAAATTAGTCGCACATATATGCTTGACCTAGGTGCTAACGTAGTCTGCTCTTCTGAACAACTATTCCAGTTTGCGATAATGGGCTCAATATTAGCTGCTAGCTCAAAAGCAATTGCTGAACCTCGAGTATCTCTTTTGAACATAGGTGAGGAAGAGATGAAAGGTCTAGACAACATAAAGAATGCATCAAAATTATTACAAGCCTGTGATTTTATAAACTACAATGGTTACATTGAAGGTAATCATTTATTTGATGATGAAACAGATGTAATTGTTTGTGATGGTTTTGTGGGTAATGTTTCATTAAAAACAATGGAAGGCTCTCTAAAACTTGTAGAATCTTTAATAAGAAAAGTTGTTAATGACAGCTCTATATTTGTGAAACTTTCAATGCTTACTTCTATGCCTATATTTAGAAAAATAAAGAAAGGTCTCAACTTAGATAGCTTCAATGGCGCTTCCTTACTTGGTTTAACAGGAATAGTTGTAAAAAGCCACGGTGGAGCCACTGCTAATGCCTTTGAAACAGCTATCTATGAAGCTGTAAAAGAAATAAAATTCAACATTCCTAAAACAATTCAAGATTCTCTAGAAAAAGTTCTTTAA
- a CDS encoding YceD family protein encodes MNKNKKLNVQNNTALTLIKQETKLELQHSKKLIKTAKMDKKYKINYHIFAKQKRELELQVTLNDLTKLNGCINSGSYTFNCNFFFFEENSTPTVKYNFTGVIDLICQMTLEIFPFEIFAQNTLAITDDDRFLKNDLYEPFICETEILDLRDIIKEEVILAIPLVPKKDSSTCKMSKKPSYYSEQEDLSEKRENPFDILKELKKR; translated from the coding sequence ATGAATAAAAACAAAAAACTTAATGTGCAAAATAATACAGCACTAACTTTAATAAAACAAGAAACTAAGCTAGAATTACAGCACTCTAAAAAGCTTATAAAAACGGCTAAAATGGATAAAAAATATAAGATTAACTATCATATTTTTGCAAAGCAAAAAAGAGAGTTAGAATTACAAGTAACCTTAAATGATCTTACAAAACTAAATGGATGCATTAATTCAGGAAGCTACACCTTTAATTGCAACTTCTTTTTCTTCGAAGAAAATTCTACTCCTACTGTTAAATATAATTTTACGGGGGTTATTGATCTTATTTGCCAAATGACATTAGAGATATTCCCATTTGAAATATTTGCTCAAAATACATTAGCTATTACTGACGATGATAGATTTTTAAAAAATGACCTATATGAGCCTTTTATTTGTGAAACAGAGATTCTTGACTTGAGAGATATAATTAAAGAAGAAGTTATTTTAGCTATACCTCTAGTTCCTAAAAAAGACTCTAGCACTTGTAAAATGTCAAAAAAACCTTCATACTATAGCGAACAAGAAGATCTTTCAGAAAAAAGGGAAAATCCTTTTGATATTCTAAAAGAATTAAAGAAGCGATAA
- the rpmF gene encoding 50S ribosomal protein L32: MAVQQVKKSRSRRDMRRSHDALKSSTLSTDKATGELHLRHHISPNGFYKGKKVVNTKSED, translated from the coding sequence ATGGCTGTACAACAGGTTAAAAAAAGCAGATCAAGAAGAGACATGAGAAGATCTCATGATGCACTAAAATCTAGCACTCTATCGACTGACAAAGCTACGGGAGAATTACACTTAAGACATCATATTTCTCCTAACGGCTTTTACAAAGGTAAAAAAGTTGTAAATACCAAGTCAGAAGACTAA
- the fabD gene encoding ACP S-malonyltransferase — protein MSQKIAIVFPGQGSQKLGMLQDYYNNFPTFKSTIDEAKEHLGYDLWNIIQNDEQKLGQTEYTQPALLATSYAIFKVLKEQKPNLNIEYFAGHSLGEYTALLAAECISYRDALQLVSKRGQFMQNAVTDKDCSMSAILGLSNDDVIACCKEASSIGTVEAANFNSTGQVVISGETVAVEKANSLAKEKGAKRAQILAVSVPSHCSLMKDAANKFEQELNKVNFKNPSSAIIQNVDASSHSDVKEIKATIIKQLYKPVLWTQSIEKLVELGVNEIIECGPNKVLCGLIKRIDKNLITKDTNTVDSLSEI, from the coding sequence ATGTCTCAAAAAATTGCCATTGTATTTCCTGGACAAGGTTCACAAAAATTAGGAATGCTACAAGATTATTACAATAATTTTCCTACTTTTAAATCTACTATAGATGAGGCGAAAGAACATTTAGGTTATGACCTTTGGAACATAATTCAAAATGATGAGCAGAAGCTAGGACAAACAGAATATACTCAACCAGCCCTGTTAGCTACAAGTTATGCTATTTTTAAAGTTCTAAAAGAACAGAAACCAAATTTAAATATCGAATATTTTGCAGGACATAGTCTTGGTGAATACACAGCACTATTAGCTGCGGAATGTATTTCATATAGAGACGCTTTACAACTTGTTTCAAAGCGCGGACAATTTATGCAAAATGCTGTTACAGATAAAGACTGCTCTATGAGTGCAATTTTAGGCTTATCAAATGATGATGTTATAGCATGCTGTAAAGAAGCATCAAGCATAGGAACTGTTGAAGCTGCAAATTTTAATTCAACAGGCCAGGTAGTTATCTCTGGAGAAACTGTTGCTGTTGAAAAAGCTAATAGCTTAGCGAAAGAAAAAGGTGCAAAAAGAGCACAAATATTAGCTGTTAGCGTGCCATCTCACTGTTCTCTTATGAAAGATGCTGCCAACAAGTTTGAACAAGAGTTAAATAAAGTTAACTTTAAAAATCCTTCATCAGCAATAATACAAAACGTTGATGCCAGCTCTCATTCAGATGTAAAAGAAATTAAAGCTACTATTATCAAACAACTTTATAAGCCAGTATTATGGACCCAATCAATAGAAAAATTAGTTGAGCTAGGAGTTAATGAAATAATAGAATGTGGTCCCAACAAGGTTTTATGTGGACTAATTAAAAGAATTGATAAAAACCTAATAACCAAAGATACAAATACTGTAGATAGTTTATCTGAAATATAA
- a CDS encoding branched-chain amino acid transaminase has product MTLNCVWKNGKIINPDDAKIGITTHSLHYGSGVFEGIRAYNTSSGTAILMLEAHMKRFLYSMNAIGMKSKFTLEELCQAVKDTVKASGLDSCYIRPFAYFAEGGVSVLPSDDHPVDIVIYCLPMGRYLAAEFIDIKVSKYIRIHPQSTVADAKISGHYVNSILASRECVGTHYHESLLLDYNGNVAEGAAMNIFIVKDGEIITTPLGTILDGITRKLVIMLAKDYGYKVREEYFKVEDIINADEAFFCGTAAEITPVRSIDDHKLKNHQSVGPITKSLKDKFEEIKQGKAYKNTLTYIN; this is encoded by the coding sequence ATGACGCTAAACTGTGTATGGAAAAATGGAAAAATAATAAATCCAGACGATGCTAAAATTGGTATAACAACTCACTCTCTACATTATGGCTCAGGAGTATTTGAAGGTATAAGAGCATATAACACAAGTTCCGGTACTGCTATATTAATGCTTGAAGCTCATATGAAAAGATTTTTATATTCTATGAATGCTATAGGGATGAAATCAAAATTCACTTTAGAGGAACTATGCCAAGCTGTAAAAGATACTGTAAAAGCTAGTGGATTAGATTCTTGTTATATAAGGCCTTTTGCATATTTTGCAGAGGGTGGAGTAAGTGTACTACCAAGTGATGACCATCCAGTTGATATTGTCATATATTGTTTACCTATGGGAAGATATCTAGCTGCGGAATTTATAGACATAAAAGTAAGTAAATATATAAGAATACATCCTCAATCAACAGTTGCTGATGCTAAGATAAGTGGCCATTATGTTAATAGCATACTTGCTTCTCGTGAATGTGTCGGAACGCATTATCATGAATCTCTCTTACTAGACTATAATGGTAATGTAGCTGAAGGTGCTGCAATGAACATTTTTATAGTTAAAGATGGAGAAATTATTACCACTCCTTTAGGCACCATCCTCGATGGAATAACACGAAAACTAGTTATTATGTTAGCTAAAGATTATGGCTATAAAGTAAGAGAAGAATATTTTAAAGTAGAAGATATTATTAATGCTGATGAGGCTTTTTTCTGTGGAACTGCAGCTGAAATAACTCCTGTAAGAAGTATTGATGATCATAAGCTTAAAAATCATCAAAGCGTAGGACCTATAACTAAAAGTTTAAAAGATAAATTTGAAGAAATTAAGCAAGGAAAAGCTTATAAAAACACCCTTACATATATAAATTAA